The sequence TCAAGCGGGAAGACCTCCAGGTCGGCCGCTCCTACAAGATCCGCGGCGCGTACACGACGATCAGCCGGCTGGACGACGACGCGCGCGCCGCCGGGGTGGTCTGCGCCAGCGCCGGAAACCACGGCCAGGGGGTCGCCTACGCCTGCCGCGCCCTGCAGGTGCACGGCCGGGTGTTCGTGCCGGGCACCACCCCGCGGCAGAAGCGCGAGCGGATCGCGGCCCTCGGCGGTGACATGGTCGAGCTCGTCGTCGTCGGTGACTCCTACGACGAGGCGGCCGCCGCGGCCGCGGAGTCGGCCCGCGTGACCGGCGCGACGCTCGTGCCGGCCTTCGACGCGCCGTCGACGGTGGCCGGGCAGGCGACGGTCGCCGTGGAGATCCTCGAGCAGCTCGGCTGCGCGCCCGACGTCGTCGTCCTGCCGGTGGGCGGCGGCGGCCTGCTGGCCGGCGCTGGGACCTGGCTGCGGATCCACTCCCCCACCACCCGGCTCGTCGGCGTCGAGCCGGCGGGTGCGGCGAACATGGCGGCCGCGCTGGCGGCCGGGGAGCCGGTGGAGCTGCCCGAGATCGACACGTTCGTCGACGGCGCGGCCGTGCGCCGGGCGGGCGCGGTCACCTATCCCCTGGTGCGCGACTCCGGCGCCGAGCTGGTCGCCGTGCCGGAGGGGCAGATCTGCACCGAGATGCTGGACCTCTACCAGGCCGACGGCGTCATCGCCGAGCCCGCGGGGGCGCTCGCGACGGCCGCGCTCAGCGGGGGGCTGGTGACCGTGCAGCCCGGGGAGACGGTGGTCTGCCTGCTCTCGGGTGGCAACAACGACGTCAGCCGGTACGCCGAGGTGGTCGAGCGCTCGCTGGTGCACCGCGGGCTCAAGCACTACTTCCTCGTGGAGTTCCCCCAGGAGCCCGGTGCACTGCGCCGGTTCCTCGACGAGGTGCTCGGCCCCGACGACGACATCGTGCTGTTCGAGTACGTCAAACGGGACAACCGCGAGACCGGCGCCGCGCTGACCGGGATCGAGCTCGGCCGCGCCGAGGGGCTGGCGGAGCTGCTGGCCCGGATCGAGGCCAGCCCGCTGCGCATCCAGCTGGTCGCCCCGGGGTCGACGGCCTACCGCTTCCTCGTCTAGCAGGCCGGCGCCCTGAGCTCCCTCCCGTACTGCGCTGCCGCCCGCCCGACCACCGGTTCGGCGTCAGCACCCGGGCCGGGCACCACTCCTACAGCCAGGCAGGCGGCGCCGGGACGTCACCGGCCAGCCCCGAGGCGTCGGAGCGGGTCAGCCACGCGGCCACCGCCGTCACCCGTCCCTCGATCCGCGGGCCGCCGCGCCCCCACGTCCGGTCGACATCGGTGGCGACGACGGTGACCTCCAACGCCTGGTCGCGGGCGGCGAACAGGCCGACGACGTCGTCGACGAGGGCGGTGCAGAAGTCGGCATCGAGGTCGGCGAACGAGAGCCCGGCGTCCAGGTCGATGCCGTGCACCCAGACCTCCTTGGCGCGCATCCACGGCACGGTGGACGCCGGAACCGTCACGCCCTGACCGTTGCGCACCTCCGCGGTCCAGGCCTCGACGGGCGTGGTCTCGACCGCCTGCGCCAGCCGGCCGCACGCGTCGACGTAGTCCGCACGCAGCTCCGCGGCCGGACGGGCGGCGGTGGCCTCGATGCTCGCGTCACGGACCGCACGCGACGGGTACATCGGCGTCTCGACGCCGGTGCGCGCCCAGGTCAGCAGGTTCACCAGTGCGTCGGCGTTGCGGGCCAGGTGGGCGATGACGTGGGCGCGGGACCAGCCGGGCAGCGCGGAGTCGCCGGCCAGCTCCTCGTCGGTCAGCCGGGCGACGAGGCCGGCGACGGCGAGCTCGCCGTCGGCCCACCACCGCTGGGAGGTCTCGAAGAAGGGGGTCGTCCGCTCGTCGGTCACGAGCGCCGAACCTAGCGAGGCGACGAGGCGAACAGGAACGGAGGCCGGCTGTTCACCGGAGCGACGTCCAACGCGCGACCACCCGGATCGCGTCGCCGAGCTCGTCGGGGTGGACCGTCGAGCGCGGAGGCGGCCGCCCCGGGGCCGGCGCCCGGACCCCCGCGGCGGAGCGGGGATCCGGGAACCGGCCCCGGCGGGCTCAGCCCGTGGGGCCGGTGGCGTCCGGCGTCCCGGCCGGCTTGTCGTCCGCGCCGCTGTCGGGCACCTGGGTCACGTCGTCGGACATGCCCCCGCCCTGCGCCGCCCGGGGCGACTGCGCGGGCGCTGCGGTCACCTGCCCGTCGTCCGGCCGCTCACCGGGGAGGTTCTCCTGGTCGTCGGGCCGCTCGTTCGCACCGCCGTAGGGACGGCCGGACATCGATCCCTCGGTCATCGCACTGCTCCCTCGCCGTCGGGTGTGGACGCCTGCACAGCTACCCCGGCGCCGCCGCCGTCCAACCGTCGGCGGGGTGCCTCAGGACGGGGTGATCACCCGGACCGGGGCGCCGGCCAGGAAGGCGGCGACGTCCTCGACGGCCTCGCGGTAGAAGAGCTCGTAGGTGCCGCGGGTGACGTAGCCCAGGTGCGGGGTGAGGACGGCGCGGCGCAGTTCGCGGAGCGGGGAGTCGCGCGGCAGCGGCTCGCTGTCGTAGACGTCGAGGCCCGCGCCGGCGATGGCGCCCCGGCGCAGCACGTCGACCAGGGCCACCTCGTCGACGATCGGGCCGCGGCTGGTGTTGACCAGCACGGCGGTGTGCTTCATCAGCGCGAGGTCGTCGGCGCCGATGAGCCCGCGGGTCCGCTTGGAGAGCAGGAGGTGGATCGTGGCGACGTCGGCGGTGGCGAACAGCTCGTCCTTGTCGACCCGGCGGGCACCGACCTCGGCGGCCCGCTCGTCGGTGAGGTTCTGGCTCCACGCGATCACGTCCATGCCGAAGGCCGCGCCGATGCGGGCCACCTGCGAGCCGATCCGGCCGAGTCCGATGACGCCGAGGGTCGCGCCGGCGAGGTCGCCGCCGATCGTGGTCTGCCAGCCGCCGGCACGCATCGCGGCGTCCTCCTGCGGCAGAT is a genomic window of Blastococcus sp. HT6-30 containing:
- the ilvA gene encoding threonine ammonia-lyase IlvA, producing the protein MSTTRRDDALTDDAFTAQVRDAVRRLDGVAERTPLQRNARLSGLTGADVWLKREDLQVGRSYKIRGAYTTISRLDDDARAAGVVCASAGNHGQGVAYACRALQVHGRVFVPGTTPRQKRERIAALGGDMVELVVVGDSYDEAAAAAAESARVTGATLVPAFDAPSTVAGQATVAVEILEQLGCAPDVVVLPVGGGGLLAGAGTWLRIHSPTTRLVGVEPAGAANMAAALAAGEPVELPEIDTFVDGAAVRRAGAVTYPLVRDSGAELVAVPEGQICTEMLDLYQADGVIAEPAGALATAALSGGLVTVQPGETVVCLLSGGNNDVSRYAEVVERSLVHRGLKHYFLVEFPQEPGALRRFLDEVLGPDDDIVLFEYVKRDNRETGAALTGIELGRAEGLAELLARIEASPLRIQLVAPGSTAYRFLV
- a CDS encoding maleylpyruvate isomerase family mycothiol-dependent enzyme, which produces MTDERTTPFFETSQRWWADGELAVAGLVARLTDEELAGDSALPGWSRAHVIAHLARNADALVNLLTWARTGVETPMYPSRAVRDASIEATAARPAAELRADYVDACGRLAQAVETTPVEAWTAEVRNGQGVTVPASTVPWMRAKEVWVHGIDLDAGLSFADLDADFCTALVDDVVGLFAARDQALEVTVVATDVDRTWGRGGPRIEGRVTAVAAWLTRSDASGLAGDVPAPPAWL
- a CDS encoding D-2-hydroxyacid dehydrogenase family protein gives rise to the protein MPRIAVLDDYQSVAAEFTDWSQLPEPAEVVEFHDSVADPDAIAARLAPFEVVVAMRERTRFSREVLERLPNLRLLVTTGMRNKSIDVEAAAELGVTVCGTGASGTATVELTWALILATVRHLPQEDAAMRAGGWQTTIGGDLAGATLGVIGLGRIGSQVARIGAAFGMDVIAWSQNLTDERAAEVGARRVDKDELFATADVATIHLLLSKRTRGLIGADDLALMKHTAVLVNTSRGPIVDEVALVDVLRRGAIAGAGLDVYDSEPLPRDSPLRELRRAVLTPHLGYVTRGTYELFYREAVEDVAAFLAGAPVRVITPS